A genomic stretch from Podospora pseudoanserina strain CBS 124.78 chromosome 3, whole genome shotgun sequence includes:
- the MRPL19 gene encoding mitochondrial 54S ribosomal protein YmL19 (EggNog:ENOG503P428; BUSCO:EOG09265BG5; COG:J): MSKAAAGGAKGLEQVVKIIVGAGQASPSPPVGPALGSKGIKSMDFCKEFNARTTHINVGTPLPVRVTVRPDRTFHFEIRTPQTSWLLLNAADVPIGKKGKRKGAQKPGHETVGSVSLKHVYEIAKIKQSEPRLSGLSLEGICRSIVWQARGMGISVVA, translated from the exons ATGTCCAAGGCAGCGGCAGGTGGTGCCAAGGGCCTCGAGCAGGTCGTCAAGATCATTGTCGGCGCCGGCCAAGCCAGTCCTAGTCCTCCCGTCGGTCCTGCCCTTGGTTCCAAGGGTATCAAGTCGATGGATTTCTGCAAG GAGTTTAATGCGAGGACGACACACATCAACGTTGGAACGCCATTGCCCGTCCGAGTCACCGTCCGGCCCGACAGAACCTTCCACTTTGAGATCAGGACGCCTCAAACATCATGGCTGTTGCTCAATGCGGCCGACGTCCCGATTGGAAAGAAGGGCAAGAGGAAAGGTGCCCAGAAGCCAGGCCACGAGACTGTTGGGTCGGTTAGTCTCAAGCATGTCTATGAGATTGCAAAGATAAAGCAGTCAGAGCCCCGGTTGTCCGGTCTGTCATTAGAAGGCATTTGCAGATCGATTGTCTGGCAAGCCAGGGGGATGGGCATCTCTGTGGTTGCTTAG
- the SVF1 gene encoding putative cell survival pathways protein (COG:S; EggNog:ENOG503NVS8), which produces MFKWAQQQLANVAGTKEPIYGPEAIQSVAVEAETTPYTELTRDDLKWQAMTSTSVETQSFYLMADNGQLGFAQVIYSNVAGIHTTCQFNCKLFSLDSSKPHLWCSTQLTNPDFSEDKSSFFADDCAVELSEDGTTYTIKSMNDDRAIVNLTIKRAGPGFQVGKTGKTLFGTDLKNPWGTMRHAFWPRCTAEGTISTKEGPVDFKGKATYIMALQGMKPHHAAAKWNFVDFQGPTYTAVVMNFTTPPSYGSTEVTIGGIVKDGEIVMANCKSTVTHTKSKSDGENGWPEPETIKYTWTGTTKDGKPVEASLEGALEKRLDRIDVMAEVPGFVKQIVSSAAGTKPYIYQYYPQQQKLTLKIKVDGQEVSEQGTVFAESTFISE; this is translated from the exons ATGTTCAAGTgggcgcagcagca GCTCGCCAACGTCGCCGGCACCAAGGAGCCCATCTATGGCCCTGAGGCAATCCAGTCCGTTGccgtcgaggccgagaccaCCCCCTATACCGAGCTCACCCGCGATGACCTGAAATGGCAGGCCATGACCTCGACCAGCGTCGAGACCCAGAGCTTCTACCTCATGGCTGACAACGGTCAGCTCGGGTTTGCCCAAGTCATCTATAGTAACGTGGC GGGCATCCACACGACCTGCCAGTTCAACTGCAAGCTCTTTAGCCTCGATTCCTCGAAGCCCCACCTCTGGTGCTCGACccagctcaccaaccccgactTCAGCGAGGACAAGAGTAGCTTCTTCGCCGACGACTGCGCCGTCGAGCTCTCCGAGGACGGAACCACCTACACAATCAAGTCGATGAACGACGACCGGGCCATCGTCAACTTGACCATCAAGCGGGCCGGTCCCGGCTTCCAGGTCGGCAAGACGGGCAAGACGCTGTTTGGCACCGATCTCAAGAACCCATGGGGCACCATGCGCCATGCTTTCTGGCCACGCTGCACAGCCGAGGGCACCATCAGCACCAAGGAGGGGCCGGTCGATTTCAAGGGCAAGGCCACGTACATCATGGCTCTCCAGGGCATGAAGCCTCACCACGCGGCGGCCAAGTGGAACTTTGTCGACTTCCAGGGTCCCACTTACACGGCTGTGGTGATGAATTTTACCACACCTCCTTCCTACGGCTCGACCGAGGTGACGATTGGTGGTATTgtcaaggatggggagatcGTCATGGCCAACTGCAAGAGCACAGTTACTCACACCAAGTCGAAGAGCGACGGGGAGAACGGGTGGCCCGAGCCCGAGACCATCAAGTACACTTGGACGGGAACGACCAAGGATGGCAAGCCGGTCGAGGCTTCGTTGGAGGGTGCTTTGGAGAAGAGGCTCGACAGGATAGACGTCATGGCCGAGGTGCCTGGATTTGTCAAGCAGATTGTTTCGAGCGCTGCCGGAACAAAGCCTTATATCTACCAG TActacccccaacaacaaaaactcACTCTCAAGATCAAGGTCGACGGCCAAGAAGTCAGCGAGCAGGGCACCGTCTTTGCCGAGTCTACCTTTATTTCCGAGTGA